One part of the Nostoc sp. PCC 7120 = FACHB-418 genome encodes these proteins:
- a CDS encoding TonB-dependent siderophore receptor → MKPGKILFLLLLTGSVWSLISHPGKTQEAPSPTQLNTQSPAPNAQELTQVTGVRVVPTVQGLEVILDSTAAEKLQVSTQNQGNSLIADITNAQLNLSEGNTFSQNNPATGVTNVTVVNHNDNTIRVTVTGEKSLPKFELFDSDTGLILAFTATEVAQDSPAEVDEPIELVVTATRTETPIQNVPRSITVIDREQIAAQASTSRNLIEILGKTVPGLAPPAQGASNFGLTLRGRNPQVLIDGVPQSTTRNASRDLRTIDAAAIERIEVVRGPSAIYGDGATGGVINIITRRPTEEKLTSRTEVGVSAALGNLEGDSFSTNLQHFISAKQGNFDFTFNFAVAKNGGFFDAQGDRIPSDPNAQGGFADASSINLFGKFGIDIDANQRLQLTFNRFDEKQDTDIASDPRVNTIPGRQKARALEGLSLDERPGNENTFINLQYTHDDLFNSKLQAQLYYRDYLTRFFPFDGRSFASLGNEIFQSRVESEKYGGRLQIETPLFNQGAAKLLWGVDYSQEDTSQPVSVFDQAAFVASGGLAFRKTGDRSWTPPLELRSLGLFAQLNWEISDRFVFNGGVRYENADVSVNDFRTLANPNVTIGGGDLNFNATLFNVGAVYALNPQLSVFANYAQGFSLSDIGLALRNAPPGFSVESLNPEPQKVDNYEIGIRGQWDTVQASLSAFYNESDLGTTFTAPGTVIRAPERIYGLEAAIDAQPSSTWQVGGTFTLIGGEIDSNNDGDYESLDGFRIPPLKLTAYVENETLPGWRNRLQALYSGNREVFGNNNTAFGRRPVESYLTVDYISSIKLGAGTLQLGLENLFNSQYFPVVSQLQANDSAYAAARGRTLSIKYSFDW, encoded by the coding sequence ATGAAACCCGGAAAAATCCTTTTTCTTCTCTTGCTCACAGGTTCTGTTTGGTCATTAATCAGCCATCCTGGCAAAACTCAGGAAGCCCCATCCCCAACACAACTAAATACACAATCACCAGCACCTAACGCTCAGGAATTGACACAAGTAACTGGCGTGAGAGTTGTTCCTACAGTTCAAGGTCTAGAGGTGATATTAGATAGTACAGCCGCCGAAAAATTGCAGGTATCAACGCAAAATCAAGGCAATAGTTTGATTGCTGATATCACTAACGCTCAACTCAACTTGTCTGAGGGAAATACATTCAGCCAAAATAATCCAGCCACAGGTGTAACTAATGTGACTGTGGTTAATCACAATGACAATACAATCCGGGTGACTGTGACGGGAGAGAAAAGCCTTCCCAAATTTGAGCTATTCGATAGTGATACAGGTTTGATTTTGGCATTCACGGCTACTGAAGTAGCTCAAGATTCCCCCGCAGAAGTAGATGAACCAATTGAACTGGTGGTGACAGCAACGCGTACCGAAACACCTATACAAAATGTTCCGCGTTCCATCACTGTCATTGACCGCGAACAAATCGCCGCACAAGCCAGCACTTCCCGCAACCTCATAGAAATTCTGGGGAAAACAGTTCCCGGTTTAGCACCGCCAGCCCAAGGCGCTAGTAATTTTGGTCTAACTCTCAGGGGCAGGAATCCCCAAGTGTTGATTGATGGGGTTCCCCAATCGACAACCAGAAATGCGTCGCGGGATTTGCGAACAATTGACGCGGCGGCGATTGAACGAATTGAAGTAGTACGCGGCCCCAGTGCAATTTATGGTGATGGTGCAACAGGGGGTGTGATTAATATCATCACCAGGCGACCGACTGAAGAAAAATTAACTTCCCGGACAGAAGTTGGTGTAAGTGCAGCTTTAGGTAATTTGGAAGGGGACAGTTTTAGCACTAACCTACAGCATTTTATCTCCGCGAAACAAGGGAACTTTGATTTTACCTTTAACTTTGCAGTGGCTAAAAATGGCGGATTCTTTGATGCTCAAGGCGATCGCATTCCCTCTGATCCTAATGCCCAAGGTGGCTTTGCTGATGCTTCTAGTATTAACTTGTTTGGTAAGTTTGGTATTGATATAGACGCAAATCAACGTCTACAACTCACCTTTAATCGCTTCGACGAAAAACAAGATACAGATATCGCTAGTGACCCCAGGGTCAATACTATCCCTGGAAGACAAAAGGCTCGTGCTTTAGAAGGGTTGAGTTTGGATGAAAGGCCAGGGAATGAGAACACATTCATCAACCTGCAATACACCCATGACGATTTATTCAATAGCAAACTACAAGCCCAGTTATATTACCGGGATTACCTGACACGCTTCTTTCCCTTTGATGGTCGTAGCTTTGCTAGTTTGGGTAACGAAATCTTTCAATCGCGGGTGGAGTCAGAAAAGTATGGCGGACGCTTGCAGATAGAAACACCTTTATTTAATCAAGGTGCGGCCAAACTACTTTGGGGTGTAGATTACTCCCAGGAAGATACCTCCCAACCTGTCTCTGTATTCGACCAAGCTGCCTTTGTCGCCAGTGGGGGGTTAGCATTTCGTAAAACAGGCGATCGCTCTTGGACTCCTCCTTTAGAATTAAGGAGTCTGGGATTATTCGCTCAGTTGAATTGGGAAATAAGCGATCGCTTCGTCTTCAATGGTGGTGTACGCTACGAAAACGCTGATGTAAGTGTCAATGATTTCCGCACCTTAGCCAATCCCAACGTCACTATTGGCGGCGGTGATTTGAACTTTAACGCCACACTGTTTAATGTAGGAGCAGTATACGCCCTCAATCCCCAACTGAGTGTATTTGCTAACTATGCTCAAGGTTTCTCACTATCAGATATTGGTTTAGCACTCCGCAACGCCCCACCAGGATTTTCTGTAGAATCTCTCAATCCCGAACCGCAAAAAGTAGATAACTATGAAATTGGCATTCGCGGACAATGGGATACTGTACAAGCATCACTCTCAGCTTTTTATAACGAGTCCGACTTGGGTACAACTTTCACCGCGCCGGGGACTGTCATCCGCGCCCCAGAGAGAATTTATGGTCTAGAAGCAGCCATTGACGCACAACCTAGTTCTACATGGCAAGTTGGCGGGACATTCACTCTCATTGGTGGTGAAATTGACAGCAATAATGATGGCGATTACGAATCATTAGATGGGTTTAGGATTCCCCCGTTGAAACTTACAGCCTATGTAGAAAATGAGACTTTACCCGGTTGGCGAAATCGTCTACAAGCTTTGTACTCTGGTAATAGAGAAGTCTTTGGTAATAACAATACGGCCTTTGGTAGGAGACCTGTAGAAAGTTATTTAACAGTAGACTACATCAGTAGTATTAAACTCGGTGCCGGAACATTACAACTGGGATTAGAAAACCTATTTAATAGTCAATATTTCCCCGTAGTTTCCCAATTGCAAGCAAATGATAGCGCCTATGCTGCTGCTAGAGGAAGGACTTTGAGTATTAAGTATTCTTTTGATTGGTAA
- a CDS encoding UPF0175 family protein, producing MSVVISDEILQASQLTPSEFRQEIAIYLFQSGRLTLGYTSRLADMPLNAFRQLLKQRKIALYSYDVEDFELDLKNLQELGRL from the coding sequence ATGAGCGTTGTCATCTCAGATGAAATCCTGCAAGCCTCACAACTGACACCAAGTGAGTTTCGCCAAGAAATTGCCATATATCTGTTTCAAAGTGGTCGTTTAACCCTTGGCTATACCAGCCGTTTAGCAGATATGCCCCTCAATGCGTTTCGCCAACTGCTGAAACAGCGAAAAATTGCGCTGTATTCCTATGATGTTGAAGATTTTGAGTTGGATTTGAAAAACTTACAGGAGTTGGGGCGATTGTGA
- a CDS encoding DUF2103 domain-containing protein, with amino-acid sequence MGKSSSDHQKPVSRKKDGRLVWNHSTHIPGLIPILERLCQQDGIQTITPGVIGRVKGHSPKMQLRISVPIRGGYKIIARQGKTVQEVFILTPLAQDTLEAMIAIACGRA; translated from the coding sequence ATGGGTAAATCCTCCTCCGACCACCAAAAGCCTGTCTCTCGTAAAAAGGATGGTAGATTAGTTTGGAATCATTCTACCCACATTCCCGGCCTGATACCTATTTTAGAACGCCTGTGTCAACAAGATGGCATTCAAACCATCACACCAGGGGTTATTGGTAGAGTTAAAGGCCACTCCCCCAAAATGCAACTGCGTATATCTGTACCTATTCGTGGTGGCTATAAAATTATTGCCCGACAGGGTAAAACAGTGCAAGAGGTGTTTATTTTAACGCCTCTTGCTCAGGATACACTGGAAGCGATGATTGCGATCGCCTGCGGTAGGGCGTAG
- the clpS gene encoding ATP-dependent Clp protease adapter ClpS, whose product MVTKLSIDVYAMSTAPTVTPERSNQTVRKTYPNYKVIVLNDDFNTFQHVAECLVKYIPGMTGDLAWDLTNQVHYEGQAIVWVGPQEPAELYHQQLRRAGLTMAPLEAA is encoded by the coding sequence ATGGTTACAAAACTTTCGATAGATGTTTACGCCATGAGTACAGCACCAACTGTAACTCCTGAACGGTCTAATCAAACTGTCCGCAAGACTTATCCCAATTACAAGGTGATTGTGTTAAATGATGATTTTAATACTTTTCAACACGTTGCGGAGTGTTTGGTGAAGTATATTCCGGGTATGACTGGCGATTTAGCTTGGGATTTGACTAATCAAGTACATTATGAGGGACAAGCGATCGTTTGGGTAGGGCCGCAAGAACCCGCAGAATTGTATCACCAACAATTGCGCCGGGCTGGGCTAACAATGGCTCCCCTAGAGGCGGCTTAA
- a CDS encoding FAD-dependent oxidoreductase → MKRRHKVACLQTSLISLSLISGYLIPNSAIVAAPPRNPDKTVNCDILVVGGGLSGVATAYEGLLAGRRVCLTEITDWLGGQISSQGTSALDERPTQSQRQFYSRGYLELRNRIQKKYGKLNPGDCWVSDSCFLPRDAHTVMVELLKDAERRGKGKLEWFPNTVIKDLEISQGKLINSAIAIQHQPVKGSPPLNTFTLSQTIDDAYRYSNSSRFTKNIIRLVPQQTKENSPKWYIVDASETGEIIALADVPYRLGIDARSFLEPSSSSAKNDPYCTQGFTYTFAMEATKEAQPQKMPPYYLQYSPYFSYELPRLADFGLVFTYRRIWSPTKGEPVNFNGVRFSAPTPGDISMQNWTWGNDYRPGTAKDNLVYTRQQLQGTGQLKPGGWMGGLRTESLRKAEEKAFSYYYWLVAGTTDSQLGQGVKRPQTNNRFLAGLDSPMGTAHGLSKYPYMREGRRIIGRPSWGQPTGFTIWEVDISRRNYNDEYYRKTLPADMYRQLRATLAGLEATSVISGQVSPDKAMRRTRSTIFPDAVGIGHYAIDFHPCMEKSPPEAPGNRERPGERRGAGQAYPFQIALRAMIPQKIDNLIVGGKSIATSHIAAAAYRVHSFEWSAGAAAGTVAAFSLKNEVAPYQLVDDLPKSEPQLQALKRLLEKNGNPTAFPDTSIFNQNWENWR, encoded by the coding sequence ATGAAGCGCAGACATAAAGTAGCCTGTCTCCAGACATCACTCATCAGTCTCAGCTTAATCTCTGGCTACCTGATACCTAATTCTGCAATTGTCGCTGCTCCACCGAGAAACCCAGATAAAACTGTCAACTGTGACATTTTAGTGGTGGGTGGCGGACTTTCTGGGGTTGCTACAGCTTATGAAGGTTTATTGGCTGGTAGAAGAGTTTGCCTAACAGAAATTACTGATTGGTTGGGTGGACAGATTTCCTCTCAAGGAACCTCGGCTTTAGATGAACGACCTACCCAAAGCCAACGTCAATTCTATTCTCGCGGCTATTTGGAATTGCGTAATCGCATTCAGAAAAAATACGGTAAGCTCAATCCCGGAGACTGCTGGGTGAGTGATTCCTGTTTTTTGCCCCGTGATGCCCATACGGTGATGGTGGAATTGCTCAAAGATGCAGAAAGGCGGGGTAAGGGTAAGTTAGAGTGGTTCCCCAACACAGTAATTAAAGATTTAGAAATTTCTCAGGGTAAATTAATTAATAGCGCGATCGCTATTCAACATCAACCAGTCAAAGGCTCACCACCTCTCAACACCTTTACCCTATCACAAACCATTGACGATGCCTATCGTTATAGCAACTCATCCCGGTTTACCAAAAATATTATTCGCCTAGTTCCCCAACAAACTAAGGAAAATAGTCCTAAATGGTACATCGTAGATGCCAGTGAAACCGGGGAAATTATCGCCCTGGCTGATGTCCCTTACCGCTTAGGTATTGATGCCCGTTCCTTTCTGGAACCTTCTTCCTCCAGCGCCAAAAATGACCCCTATTGTACCCAAGGCTTTACTTACACCTTTGCAATGGAGGCTACCAAGGAAGCACAACCCCAGAAAATGCCGCCATATTATTTACAATATTCGCCCTATTTCAGCTACGAATTACCAAGATTAGCTGACTTTGGCTTAGTTTTTACCTACCGCCGCATTTGGAGTCCAACGAAGGGAGAACCTGTAAATTTCAACGGCGTGAGATTTTCTGCCCCCACACCAGGGGATATCTCCATGCAGAACTGGACTTGGGGTAACGACTATCGCCCCGGTACTGCCAAAGATAACCTAGTTTACACCCGCCAACAGCTACAAGGAACAGGACAGTTAAAACCAGGTGGTTGGATGGGGGGACTGCGAACCGAAAGCCTCCGCAAAGCTGAAGAAAAAGCCTTTTCTTACTATTACTGGTTAGTAGCGGGAACCACAGATTCCCAATTAGGTCAAGGTGTGAAGCGTCCCCAAACTAATAATCGCTTTTTAGCCGGGTTAGACTCCCCTATGGGGACAGCACATGGCTTATCGAAATATCCTTATATGCGGGAAGGAAGGCGCATCATCGGCCGCCCCAGTTGGGGACAACCCACAGGTTTCACTATTTGGGAAGTTGATATTTCTCGCCGTAACTATAACGATGAATACTACCGCAAAACCTTGCCAGCCGATATGTATCGCCAGTTGAGAGCGACATTAGCAGGGTTAGAGGCAACTTCAGTGATTTCTGGTCAAGTTTCCCCCGATAAAGCGATGCGGCGGACTCGTTCCACCATTTTCCCTGATGCTGTCGGTATTGGTCACTACGCCATTGATTTTCATCCCTGTATGGAGAAAAGTCCACCAGAAGCACCCGGAAATAGAGAACGTCCGGGGGAACGACGGGGTGCAGGACAAGCCTATCCCTTCCAAATTGCCTTAAGAGCCATGATTCCTCAAAAAATCGATAATTTGATAGTCGGGGGTAAAAGTATTGCCACTAGCCACATTGCAGCCGCAGCTTATCGAGTACATTCCTTTGAATGGTCTGCTGGTGCGGCGGCGGGAACTGTAGCCGCTTTCTCTTTAAAAAATGAAGTTGCACCTTACCAATTAGTAGACGATTTACCCAAATCAGAACCTCAACTGCAAGCCCTCAAACGTTTATTAGAAAAAAACGGCAATCCCACAGCTTTCCCAGATACTTCCATTTTTAATCAAAATTGGGAGAATTGGCGGTAA
- the aroF gene encoding 3-deoxy-7-phosphoheptulonate synthase, with protein sequence MIVILKNGTPAEEITRISEGLSEVWEVKVEKSIGKHKVILGIIGDTATIDTLQIQEFSPWIQQVMRVQKPFKRVSREFRYGEASEVIVNTPNERVYFGEHHPIVVVAGPCSVENEEMIVETAKCVKAAGAKFLRGGAYKPRTSPYAFQGHGESALGLLAAAREATGLGIITEVMDTADLAAVARVADVIQVGARNMQNFALLKKVGAQDKPVLLKRGMAATIDEWLMAAEYIMASGNSNVILCERGIRTFDSKYARNTLDLSVIPVLRSLTHLPIMIDPSHGTGKSEYVPPMAAAAIAAGTDALMIEVHPNPARALSDGPQSLTFERFDRLAQEMSVIGKVVGRWPQPVLASVI encoded by the coding sequence ATGATTGTCATACTTAAAAATGGTACACCTGCTGAAGAAATTACTCGCATCAGCGAAGGTCTAAGTGAAGTTTGGGAAGTCAAAGTAGAAAAGAGCATCGGCAAACATAAAGTGATTCTGGGAATCATCGGTGACACCGCCACTATCGACACATTGCAGATTCAAGAGTTCAGCCCTTGGATTCAACAAGTCATGCGAGTGCAGAAACCTTTCAAGCGGGTGAGTCGAGAATTTCGTTATGGAGAAGCCAGCGAGGTAATTGTCAATACACCAAACGAGCGTGTTTACTTTGGTGAACATCATCCAATAGTTGTAGTGGCTGGGCCTTGTTCCGTGGAGAATGAGGAAATGATTGTGGAGACAGCCAAGTGTGTAAAAGCAGCTGGCGCTAAGTTTCTCAGAGGTGGAGCCTATAAACCCCGGACTTCTCCCTATGCTTTCCAAGGACATGGCGAAAGTGCATTAGGTTTGTTAGCGGCGGCGCGTGAGGCGACAGGTTTAGGTATCATCACTGAAGTTATGGATACTGCCGACTTAGCAGCCGTGGCAAGGGTAGCCGATGTGATTCAAGTCGGTGCGCGGAATATGCAGAACTTCGCCTTGTTGAAAAAAGTCGGCGCTCAAGATAAACCAGTGCTACTCAAGCGGGGGATGGCTGCAACTATTGACGAGTGGTTAATGGCTGCTGAATATATCATGGCTTCGGGCAATTCTAACGTGATTTTGTGTGAACGGGGAATTAGAACTTTTGATAGTAAATATGCGCGGAATACCTTGGATTTATCTGTGATTCCCGTATTGCGATCGCTCACTCATTTACCCATTATGATAGACCCTAGTCATGGTACAGGTAAATCTGAATATGTGCCACCAATGGCAGCAGCTGCGATCGCAGCCGGTACAGATGCTTTAATGATAGAAGTTCATCCCAATCCTGCCAGAGCTTTATCTGATGGTCCCCAATCTTTAACTTTCGAGAGATTTGACCGATTAGCTCAAGAAATGTCAGTCATTGGTAAAGTAGTTGGACGCTGGCCTCAACCTGTTTTAGCTAGTGTTATTTAG
- the trpD gene encoding anthranilate phosphoribosyltransferase, whose protein sequence is MVAVTQTPLDNISVTPDSNDWSAILQQLLKRQSLTVAQATDLMQGWLTDTIPPVLSGAILAAIQAKGVSSEELVGMARVLQSQSSYSPPHSPFPTPLIDTCGTGGDGASTFNISTAVAFVAAAAGVKVAKHGNRSASSKTGSADVLEALGINLNANADKVQAAVSEVGITFLFAPGWHPALKTVATLRKTLKVRTIFNLLGPLVNPLRPTGQIIGVNDPLLIEEIALALSHLGCRKAIALHGRERLDEAGLADVTDLAILQDGKVSCLALNPQELGLNHAPTEVLRGGDVAENAEILKAILQGKGTQAQQDVVALNTALALQVGEAITTTDIVEGCVKGIAIAREVLQSGAAWTKLEQLAEFLR, encoded by the coding sequence ATGGTAGCTGTAACTCAAACTCCACTTGATAACATCTCAGTTACTCCCGACTCCAACGACTGGTCAGCCATACTCCAACAATTGCTCAAACGCCAATCCTTAACAGTTGCCCAAGCGACAGATTTAATGCAAGGCTGGCTCACAGATACCATTCCCCCAGTCCTCTCAGGCGCAATCTTAGCCGCAATCCAAGCTAAAGGCGTATCATCTGAAGAGTTAGTGGGCATGGCCAGGGTTCTGCAATCCCAGTCCTCTTACTCCCCTCCTCATTCCCCATTCCCCACTCCCCTTATTGATACTTGCGGAACTGGTGGTGATGGTGCATCTACTTTCAATATCTCCACTGCTGTGGCTTTTGTGGCTGCGGCAGCCGGGGTAAAAGTTGCCAAACATGGGAATCGTTCTGCTTCTAGCAAGACTGGTTCGGCTGATGTGTTGGAAGCTTTGGGAATTAATCTCAATGCCAATGCAGATAAGGTACAAGCCGCAGTAAGTGAGGTGGGAATTACCTTTTTATTCGCCCCTGGTTGGCATCCAGCACTGAAGACAGTGGCGACTTTACGCAAAACTCTGAAGGTGCGGACTATTTTTAATTTGTTGGGGCCTTTAGTTAATCCCCTGCGTCCCACTGGACAGATTATTGGTGTAAATGACCCTTTATTAATCGAAGAGATCGCCCTAGCATTATCTCATTTGGGATGTCGAAAAGCGATCGCTCTCCACGGAAGGGAACGCTTAGATGAGGCTGGACTAGCAGATGTGACCGATTTAGCCATACTCCAAGATGGAAAAGTCAGTTGTCTTGCACTTAATCCTCAAGAACTAGGCTTAAATCACGCCCCAACTGAAGTATTACGCGGTGGAGATGTGGCGGAAAATGCCGAAATTTTGAAGGCAATCCTCCAAGGTAAAGGGACTCAAGCCCAACAAGATGTAGTCGCTTTAAATACAGCCTTAGCATTGCAAGTTGGTGAGGCGATTACCACGACAGATATTGTAGAAGGTTGTGTCAAAGGTATAGCTATTGCCAGAGAAGTGCTGCAAAGTGGCGCGGCTTGGACAAAGTTAGAACAACTTGCTGAATTTCTACGCTAA
- the trpB gene encoding tryptophan synthase subunit beta yields MVSTPEIKNQLARPDALGRFGKFGGKYVPETLMPALGELETAYQKYRDDASYQTELQNLLRDYVGRPSPLYFAERLTEYYARPDGTGAQIYLKREDLNHTGAHKINNALAQVLLAKRIGKQRVIAETGAGQHGVATATVCARFGLDCVIYMGIHDMERQALNVFRMKLMGAEVRPVEAGTGTLKDATSEAIRDWVTNVETTHYILGSVAGPHPYPMIVRDFHAIIGKETRVQCQEKWGGLPDILLACVGGGSNAIGLFHEFIDEPSIRLIGVEAAGEGVDTDKHAATLTLGRVGVLHGAMSYLLQDEDGQVIEAHSISAGLDYPGVGPEHSYLKDIRRAEYYSVTDKQALDGFQQLSRLEGIIPALETSHAIAYLETLCPQLNGSPRIVINCSGRGDKDVQTVAKVLNY; encoded by the coding sequence GTGGTAAGCACTCCAGAAATTAAAAACCAACTTGCACGCCCAGATGCACTAGGCAGATTCGGTAAATTCGGCGGTAAGTATGTACCTGAAACCCTGATGCCAGCTTTAGGCGAATTAGAAACCGCTTATCAAAAATACCGTGACGATGCCAGCTATCAAACCGAATTACAAAACTTACTGCGTGATTATGTAGGCAGACCTAGCCCATTGTACTTTGCTGAACGCCTAACAGAATATTACGCCAGACCAGACGGAACTGGTGCGCAAATTTACTTAAAGCGTGAAGATTTAAATCATACAGGCGCACACAAAATTAATAACGCTTTGGCTCAAGTATTACTCGCCAAACGCATAGGTAAACAGCGTGTCATTGCCGAAACAGGGGCAGGTCAACACGGTGTAGCAACTGCAACTGTATGTGCGCGTTTTGGGTTGGATTGTGTGATTTACATGGGCATCCACGATATGGAACGACAAGCCCTAAATGTTTTCCGCATGAAGTTGATGGGGGCGGAAGTTCGCCCAGTGGAAGCGGGTACAGGAACCCTCAAAGATGCAACATCAGAAGCAATTCGAGATTGGGTAACAAATGTAGAAACCACACATTACATCCTTGGTTCTGTGGCTGGCCCCCATCCCTACCCGATGATTGTCCGCGACTTCCACGCCATTATCGGTAAAGAAACCCGCGTCCAGTGTCAAGAAAAATGGGGAGGACTCCCAGATATTCTACTGGCTTGTGTGGGTGGTGGTTCCAATGCCATTGGCTTGTTCCACGAGTTTATAGATGAGCCTTCCATCCGTCTGATTGGTGTGGAAGCCGCCGGCGAAGGTGTAGACACAGATAAACACGCTGCCACCTTGACACTAGGTAGAGTTGGAGTTTTGCATGGTGCAATGAGTTACTTATTGCAAGATGAGGATGGTCAAGTCATTGAAGCTCACTCAATTAGTGCTGGACTAGACTATCCGGGTGTAGGGCCTGAGCATAGTTATTTGAAAGATATAAGACGCGCTGAATATTACAGCGTGACTGATAAACAAGCTTTAGATGGATTTCAACAACTCTCCCGACTAGAAGGGATTATACCCGCATTAGAAACATCTCATGCGATCGCTTACCTAGAAACTCTCTGTCCCCAACTCAATGGTAGCCCTCGCATTGTCATCAACTGTTCTGGCAGAGGTGATAAAGATGTGCAAACCGTCGCCAAAGTCCTTAATTATTAA
- the trpA gene encoding tryptophan synthase subunit alpha, giving the protein MPTISDHFQSLRQRQQCALIPFITAGDPDLQTTAEALRILDRHGADFIELGVPYSDPLADGPVIQAAATRALQRGTKLEQVLEMLETVIPSLQAPIILFTYYNPILHRGIQSFLETIAAVGVRGLVVPDLPLEEAEELIKTAANFGIEVILLVAPTSSQNRIEAIARQSQGFIYLVSVTGVTGIRSQIQDRVQHLITDLRHVTDKPIGVGFGISAPEQARQVKEWGADAVIVGSAFVKRLAEGSPSQGLQAVEKLCQELKTAITRVEARV; this is encoded by the coding sequence ATGCCTACCATTTCTGACCATTTTCAATCTTTACGCCAACGTCAACAGTGTGCGTTGATTCCTTTTATCACTGCTGGCGACCCTGATTTACAAACTACTGCCGAGGCTTTACGCATTTTAGATCGTCATGGGGCTGATTTTATCGAATTGGGTGTTCCCTATTCTGACCCTTTGGCAGATGGGCCTGTGATTCAAGCAGCAGCAACCCGCGCCTTGCAGCGAGGAACGAAATTAGAGCAAGTTTTGGAGATGCTGGAAACAGTTATTCCCAGTCTGCAAGCACCGATAATTTTATTCACTTACTACAACCCAATTTTACATCGTGGGATTCAGTCGTTTTTGGAAACAATTGCGGCGGTTGGGGTGCGGGGTCTAGTAGTGCCAGATTTACCTTTAGAAGAGGCGGAAGAATTAATTAAAACTGCTGCTAATTTTGGTATTGAGGTGATTTTGCTGGTTGCTCCTACTAGTTCTCAGAATAGGATTGAAGCGATCGCACGTCAATCACAAGGATTCATTTATTTAGTAAGTGTCACAGGCGTTACAGGTATCCGTTCCCAAATCCAAGACCGCGTACAACACTTAATTACCGACTTACGCCACGTCACAGATAAACCCATCGGCGTAGGCTTTGGTATCTCCGCACCAGAACAAGCCCGTCAAGTTAAAGAATGGGGTGCAGATGCGGTCATCGTTGGTAGTGCTTTTGTCAAACGCCTCGCAGAAGGTAGCCCAAGCCAAGGATTACAAGCGGTAGAAAAACTCTGCCAAGAACTCAAGACAGCTATTACCCGTGTAGAGGCTAGAGTTTAG
- a CDS encoding zinc-dependent alcohol dehydrogenase family protein, translating to MRAMAIANFGSPEVFTEVEVNKPTPANNEVLVKVYATSVNPADCGMRRGFFGPRVQLPAILGFDVSGVVEAVGENVRDFQVGDEVYYAIPHELGGGANAEYHAFPSSMIAKKPNNISHLEAATVPVAGGTAWAALITRANLQVGETVLIHGGAGGVGTFAIQIAKAAGAYVYTTCGGYDIDFVKSIGADRAIDYRNEDFTNIIMQETGGAGVDITFTTVAGETLAKSLLVTKENGRAVTITGVTGDLNTAIFKNITIHFVHLDDTHSKLNALRSLIERRQIKPIFGITYPLNQLAAAHKKLEEGGQGIRGKIAIEVNS from the coding sequence ATGAGAGCAATGGCGATCGCTAACTTCGGCAGCCCAGAAGTTTTTACAGAAGTTGAAGTTAATAAACCAACACCAGCTAACAACGAAGTTTTAGTCAAGGTTTATGCAACTTCGGTTAACCCAGCAGACTGTGGAATGCGTCGAGGATTTTTTGGCCCCAGGGTTCAGTTACCAGCAATTCTCGGTTTTGACGTTTCTGGTGTTGTTGAAGCAGTTGGCGAAAACGTCAGAGATTTTCAAGTCGGTGATGAAGTTTATTATGCCATCCCCCATGAATTAGGCGGCGGTGCTAATGCAGAATACCACGCTTTTCCGTCGTCGATGATTGCCAAAAAGCCCAACAACATATCTCATCTAGAAGCAGCTACCGTACCCGTAGCCGGGGGTACAGCATGGGCTGCACTCATCACCAGAGCCAATCTTCAAGTCGGTGAAACGGTATTAATTCATGGCGGTGCAGGAGGTGTAGGTACATTCGCCATCCAAATAGCCAAGGCGGCTGGTGCTTATGTTTATACGACCTGTGGCGGTTATGATATCGATTTTGTTAAGTCCATTGGTGCAGATAGAGCCATTGATTACCGCAACGAAGATTTTACAAACATCATTATGCAGGAAACAGGTGGCGCAGGCGTTGATATAACTTTTACTACTGTTGCTGGTGAAACCCTAGCCAAAAGTTTACTAGTAACAAAGGAAAACGGTCGGGCTGTCACCATAACGGGCGTTACAGGCGACCTGAACACCGCCATTTTTAAAAATATTACTATCCATTTTGTACACCTAGACGACACTCATTCCAAGCTGAATGCTTTAAGAAGCTTAATTGAACGTCGTCAAATCAAACCCATCTTTGGCATCACTTATCCCCTCAATCAATTAGCAGCAGCACATAAAAAACTTGAGGAAGGAGGCCAAGGTATACGCGGCAAAATAGCCATTGAGGTCAATAGTTAA